From a region of the Salmo trutta chromosome 10, fSalTru1.1, whole genome shotgun sequence genome:
- the LOC115201290 gene encoding sulfotransferase family cytosolic 2B member 1-like isoform X2, protein MTEAELYTEYKGVYLPTQLHPQESLKYYEEFIFRHDDILIVTYPKSGTTWMQEIVPLVQSGGDLTPVLTVPNWDRVPWLEEHRACVLNLEQRASPRLFSTHYHYNMMPASFFTVKPKVIYVMRNPKDVFTSSYHFYGMASFLVKPGTQDQFLQKFINGTPMFGSWFDHVIGWLNAKDQDRTMYISYEEMIFDLRDSVSKISQFMEKSLDSEVIEKITDHCMFKNMKQNKMSNYSLVPNEFMDHNKSEFLRKGITGDWKNQFTVAQAEYFDAVYKKQMKDIKYKFVWD, encoded by the exons ATGACAGAAGCAGAGCTGTATACAGAATACAAGGGGGTCTACCTCCCCACACAGCTACACCCTCAGGAGAGCCTGAAATACTATGAGGAGTTTATTTTTCGTCACGACGACATTCTCATTGTCACATATCCTAAGTCAG GTACAACATGGATGCAGGAGATTGTTCCCCTGGTACAGAGTGGAGGGGACCTGACCCCGGTGCTGACGGTCCCAAACTGGGACAGGGTTCCTTGGCTAGAAGAGCATAGGGCCTGTGTCCTCAATCTGGAGCAGAGGGCATCACCACGCCTGTTTtctacccactaccactacaacatgatgcccgcCTCCTTCTTCACTGTCAAGCCTAAG GTCATCTATGTGATGAGAAACCCTAAAGATGTGTTCACATCCTCCTATCACTTCTACGGCATGGCCTCCTTCCTGGTCAAACCTGGCACTCAGGACCAATTCCTGCAGAAGTTCATCAATGGAA ccccgatgttTGGTTCGTGGTTTGACCACGTGATAGGCTGGTTGAATGCTAAGGACCAGGACCGCACCATGTACATCTCCTATGAAGAGATGATATTT GATCTGAGGGATTCTGTGTCAAAGATCTCCCAATTCATGGAGAAGTCTCTGGACTCTGAGGTAATAGAGAAGATAACAGACCATTGTATGTTCAAGAACATGAAACAGAACAAGATGTCCAACTACTCCCTGGTCCCCAATGAGTTTATGGACCATAATAAATCAGAGTTCCTTAGGAAAG GAATCACTGGAGATTGGAAGAACCAATTCACTGTGGCCCAGGCAGAATACTTTGATGCAGTTTACAAAAAACAAATGAAGGACATCAAATACAAATTTGTGTGGGATTGA
- the LOC115201290 gene encoding sulfotransferase family cytosolic 2B member 1-like isoform X1: MTEAELYTEYKGVYLPTQLHPQESLKYYEEFIFRHDDILIVTYPKSGTTWMQEIVPLVQSGGDLTPVLTVPNWDRVPWLEEHRACVLNLEQRASPRLFSTHYHYNMMPASFFTVKPKVIYVMRNPKDVFTSSYHFYGMASFLVKPGTQDQFLQKFINGKGWLNAKDQDRTMYISYEEMIFDLRDSVSKISQFMEKSLDSEVIEKITDHCMFKNMKQNKMSNYSLVPNEFMDHNKSEFLRKGITGDWKNQFTVAQAEYFDAVYKKQMKDIKYKFVWD; encoded by the exons ATGACAGAAGCAGAGCTGTATACAGAATACAAGGGGGTCTACCTCCCCACACAGCTACACCCTCAGGAGAGCCTGAAATACTATGAGGAGTTTATTTTTCGTCACGACGACATTCTCATTGTCACATATCCTAAGTCAG GTACAACATGGATGCAGGAGATTGTTCCCCTGGTACAGAGTGGAGGGGACCTGACCCCGGTGCTGACGGTCCCAAACTGGGACAGGGTTCCTTGGCTAGAAGAGCATAGGGCCTGTGTCCTCAATCTGGAGCAGAGGGCATCACCACGCCTGTTTtctacccactaccactacaacatgatgcccgcCTCCTTCTTCACTGTCAAGCCTAAG GTCATCTATGTGATGAGAAACCCTAAAGATGTGTTCACATCCTCCTATCACTTCTACGGCATGGCCTCCTTCCTGGTCAAACCTGGCACTCAGGACCAATTCCTGCAGAAGTTCATCAATGGAAAAG GCTGGTTGAATGCTAAGGACCAGGACCGCACCATGTACATCTCCTATGAAGAGATGATATTT GATCTGAGGGATTCTGTGTCAAAGATCTCCCAATTCATGGAGAAGTCTCTGGACTCTGAGGTAATAGAGAAGATAACAGACCATTGTATGTTCAAGAACATGAAACAGAACAAGATGTCCAACTACTCCCTGGTCCCCAATGAGTTTATGGACCATAATAAATCAGAGTTCCTTAGGAAAG GAATCACTGGAGATTGGAAGAACCAATTCACTGTGGCCCAGGCAGAATACTTTGATGCAGTTTACAAAAAACAAATGAAGGACATCAAATACAAATTTGTGTGGGATTGA
- the LOC115201291 gene encoding sulfotransferase family cytosolic 2B member 1 produces MTEAELYTEYKGVYLPTQLHPQESLKYYEEFTFRHDDILIVTYPKSGTTWMQEIVPLVQSGGDLTPVLTVPNWDRVPWLEEHRACVLNLEQRASPRLFSTHYHYNMMPASFFTVKPKVIYVMRNPKDVFTSSYHFYGMASFLVKPGTQDQFLQKFINGKVMFGSWFDHVIGWLNAKDQDRTMYISYEEMIFDLRDSVSKISQFMEKSLDSEVIEKITDHCMFKNMKQNKMSNYSLVPNEFMDHNKSEFLRKGIAGDWKNQFTVAQAEYFDAVYKKQMKDIKYKFVWD; encoded by the exons ATGACAGAAGCAGAGCTGTATACAGAATACAAGGGGGTCTACCTCCCCACACAGCTACACCCTCAGGAGAGCCTGAAATACTATGAGGAGTTTACTTTTCGTCACGACGACATTCTCATTGTCACATATCCTAAGTCAG GTACAACATGGATGCAGGAGATTGTTCCCCTGGTACAGAGTGGAGGGGACCTGACCCCGGTGCTGACGGTCCCAAACTGGGACAGGGTTCCTTGGCTAGAAGAGCATAGGGCCTGTGTCCTCAATCTGGAGCAGAGGGCATCACCACGCCTGTTTtctacccactaccactacaacatgatgcccgcCTCCTTCTTCACTGTCAAGCCTAAG GTCATCTATGTGATGAGAAACCCTAAAGATGTGTTCACATCCTCCTATCACTTCTACGGCATGGCCTCCTTCCTGGTCAAACCTGGCACTCAGGACCAATTCCTGCAGAAGTTCATCAATGGAAAAG tgatgTTTGGTTCGTGGTTTGACCACGTGATAGGCTGGTTGAATGCTAAGGACCAGGACCGCACCATGTACATCTCCTATGAAGAGATGATATTT GATCTGAGGGATTCTGTGTCAAAGATCTCCCAATTCATGGAGAAGTCTCTGGACTCTGAGGTAATAGAGAAGATAACAGACCATTGTATGTTCAAGAACATGAAACAGAACAAGATGTCCAACTACTCCCTGGTCCCCAATGAGTTTATGGACCATAATAAATCAGAGTTCCTTAGGAAAG GAATCGCTGGAGATTGGAAGAACCAATTCACTGTGGCCCAGGCAGAATACTTTGATGCAGTTTACAAAAAACAAATGAAGGACATCAAATACAAATTTGTGTGGGATTGA